The segment CTTTACGTCTATTAATCCTACCTGGAATAATACTTTTTACTGTACTTAATAGTGCGATGTCTTCCAACAATGGTAAAAGTTCTTCTATTATTGTATGTTCTTGTTTGATATTATTATCTCTGTATTTGTTAGCCAAAATTTATCACATCCTAGATTATATAAAATTATACCACTTTAATATCTTATTAGCAAGTATTCGAACTATAATTTCTAAAGTATAAATTAATATTATAATCTAATAAGTATTTGTATATAATAATCTTCTATAATAATTAAACTTAGTTATTAGACTAACAATAGCGTCTTAGACTTTATGCGCTAAATTCACTGGGAAATTTGAAATACTATGATTTATTTCAAGTAATAAATAGATGTAAATACATTTATAAAAATAAATTATCCTCAATTATTGAGATAATTTGATTATTATAAAGCATAACAAAGATAATCTTATCTAAGAAGATTTTTTGGGTAAAATTAAACTTGACCAAAAGGCTAGTCTCTAATATAATAAATCTTGCGTTGAGACAATCACCGCAAAACAAATGAATACAGGGGTGTGGCTCAATTGGTAGAGTAGCGGACTCCAAATCCGTTGGTTGCGGGTTCAAGTCCTGCCGCCCCTGCCATATGCTAACGTGGCTCAATTGGTAGAGCAGCTGACTTGTAATCAGCAGGTTACCGGTTCAAGTCCGGTCGTTAGCTCCAGATTAAAAACAGGCTATAAGCCTGTTTTTTTTATGCCTATTTAAACTATGTAAGTAATAATTGTAAAACAAAAAAACTTGATTGAGATTATCTTACATATTTTTTTATAAAATACTTAGTAAATTGTTAGTAAATTAAAGATAAACAAGGGCGAAGAACACGGTTTTGTTAGCTAATCCCGGGTAACCCTCATCGGCAAATAACTAAGCTTTAACTTATCAAATTTCATATATACAACTGTGAAGTTGAACTTATAAAATATAAACTTCTGAACATAATATAAAATATACAGTTTATAGTGAGGAGAATTATATGAAATTTTTCGGTAAGACTCAAACACATCAGAAGCAAGCTAGTATAAGCGCCTCTGAGGCACACAGAGTATGGGAAAAAACTAGATTTAGATATTTAATAGTAAATAATATAATCTTTTATGCTAATTATGTACATGACATTGATTTTAAATACAAACTATATAAATTAAAAGATTCATATCTAGAAGAAGCAAAAAAATTAGAAAAAGAATTAAAAAACTATGCATTAAAAAGTCCTGAACCGAATTTAAGTAACATTGAAGTACCCAACAATTCTGAGCTAATAAGTGACAAGGAAATAGCAAGAACTATCCAAAGTCTTATACAGTTGGCAGTTTTAAAATGTGTAAAAGTCCTGGATGACGCCATACTTAATGATGATCTTAGACAAGTTTTACTTAAAATTACCAAAGATGAAATAAATAAATATTACGATTTTGTTGAGTACACAAAAAATAAAGGATGGATCGAAAATCCACCCTTTTATCCCCACGTTAAGGGAAACTATATAGTTACAGCAAATGAAGTATGGGAATTATGGAATCATCTTAATTATAGATATCTACATGTTCATCAGACCAAAGTTTTCCGGGCCCATGTAGCAGATAAAGATTTCCAATTACTTCTAAGCAAAGGGATGAATATATTAGCAGAGCAAATAAAAAAACTTGAAAACAAACTACTTGAATTTGGTATAAATCTACCAGCAAAACACCCCTTAAATTTTCCCGAACCAGAATCAAAACAAAATTATGATGATAAAACAACTTACGCGCTATTATTTAATTCTATGAAAAATGCTACCGTACTACATGGTTATGCCTTACATGAAATAATTATGAATGACAAAGTAATGAAGCTATTTCGCGATTTGTTTTTTATAGAATTAACTTTAGTTGATGATTTAATAAGGTATGGTAAAATAAAAGGATGGGTTCCCTTAATCCCTTCTTATAGAGAGTAAACCTTTCTACAGATCGTAAATAAAGCACAGAGGTAGCTTTAGAAATAATCTGAGTTCAATAAAAATATTTCTAGCTACTTATCGCCCTAAACACTAATAAATAATGAAAAAACCAGCCTATTAATATAAAGATATGAAATATCTCATGATAAGCAATTGCGATTTTTTGAGGCTTTTTTATCATATAAAACACCGCACCAACTGTAAAAGCCAGTCCTCCAAGTAACATATAAATTACTGATATTAGTGGCATAGAAGCAAAAAAATGTCTAATTGGTATTACACCACTCCAACCCATTAAGAGATAAATAATTGTATAAAGATACCTTGGGGCTTTAAGATAAAAGAACTTAAAAAAGAAACCTCCTAAGACCAATGACCATTGTAGAATTATAATAGACCATTTCCAGTAACCTTCTAGATATATAAAACTTACAGGAGTATAAGTCCCGGCAATCATTACAAAAATAGCAAAATGATCAAGTTTCCTCCAAAAAGATAACTCCTTCTCTTCTTTTTTAAAAGCATGGTAAAGTGAGCTAGACATAAACAAAAAAACGACGGATAAGCCATAAACGAGAGACAAAATACTTAAAGAAACCCCTTCGCTTATTGCAAAAAGTATAATCATAGCAATAATAGCAGCTATAAAACCGGCAAAATGTGTATAAAAAGAAATACGTTCTTCCTTTTTCATAAAACTCATCCTTTCATATAATTTATTCTTTATCATTCAACAAACAAATGGCTGCACCTATAGCTGTAGAATATTCAGCATATTGAGGAAACTCAAAATTACCTTTGAAAAATTCAAGAGCAATAAGATTATTTAATATATCTTTTCCTAAATCTATATCAGCTAACTTGCCTGTAAAAACTATATTATTATCCTTTTCAATTTTAGCTGCGAAAATAGACATCATTCCTATTGTTTGAAATATCATATTTACTATTGATGCAGCATAATCTTCTTTACTAGACTTATCATTTGACTTACCAAAATTAGAAACAGTGATTTCTTTTTGTAGACTACCAATAGCTGATTGTGAAATGTCTCCAAGTTGAAGGTCTACATTAGCCACTTCTCCTTTATCTGCCATTTCTATTATGTTCTTAAAATCAGTAGTCTGTAAAAAACCTTTACTTAAACCCATTAAAGTGCCTCCACCAACACCCGTTCCTCCTAAGTGTCTTACCTCTCCCCTATCTACTTTAACAATAGCCGTACCAGTACCCATACTAACTACTATAGCTTTATCTAACTTACTTAAATACGCACCTCCTAGACCAATAGCCTTAAACTCATTCACTTTTATTGTTTCTAAACCAAAAAGATTGCTCTCAACATATGAAGAACCAACTCCGGTAATTGCAATTTTATCAATTTTTCCTAAATCAATCCCATAAACATTTACAAATTTACCCAATGCGCCAGCTGCTGAAGCTAATGGATCACTTGCCTTAACAGTCAAATTTCCTATAATTTCTTTATTTTTAAAACCCACTATATCTGTAGTTGTTCCACCTATATCTATTCCTAATATCATAATAACATACACTCCTATAAAATAATATTATTACTTATCATAATTAAATTCAATTAATAATATTAATTTCCTGCTAAGAAAATAAAATTTCATAAAAGTATGTCTGTCAAACACTTAAATTCCTTGACAAAATTGCTAATTTATAATAATATAAATTAAAATATAATAATAAATTACAGTGAAAGAGCTAGTAACAATTTATTAAATTTAACAGATATTGAACTATTATTGAGAGGTCTGTATAAATAAGTTGTGAATTACACTCTGGAGTATCAATATGAAAGTATTGCGGCATCAACCGTTAACATGAATTAAAGGCAGTTATTAAATGAAAATAGCTGTAAATTTAAGGTGGTACCACGAGACACTCGTCCTTATTACAGACAGAGGGTCTTTTTTTCATATAAAGAATAATAATTTTTACTTAAAATTTTAAAACTATATATTAGGAGGTATTTAATAATGAATAATGTTTTCGACATATTAAAAGAAAGAGGTTTTATAGCTCAATGTAGTAATGAAGAAGAAGTAAGGGAAAAATTGAA is part of the Halanaerobiaceae bacterium ANBcell28 genome and harbors:
- a CDS encoding DUF3231 family protein, encoding MKFFGKTQTHQKQASISASEAHRVWEKTRFRYLIVNNIIFYANYVHDIDFKYKLYKLKDSYLEEAKKLEKELKNYALKSPEPNLSNIEVPNNSELISDKEIARTIQSLIQLAVLKCVKVLDDAILNDDLRQVLLKITKDEINKYYDFVEYTKNKGWIENPPFYPHVKGNYIVTANEVWELWNHLNYRYLHVHQTKVFRAHVADKDFQLLLSKGMNILAEQIKKLENKLLEFGINLPAKHPLNFPEPESKQNYDDKTTYALLFNSMKNATVLHGYALHEIIMNDKVMKLFRDLFFIELTLVDDLIRYGKIKGWVPLIPSYRE
- a CDS encoding hemolysin III family protein, which produces MKKEERISFYTHFAGFIAAIIAMIILFAISEGVSLSILSLVYGLSVVFLFMSSSLYHAFKKEEKELSFWRKLDHFAIFVMIAGTYTPVSFIYLEGYWKWSIIILQWSLVLGGFFFKFFYLKAPRYLYTIIYLLMGWSGVIPIRHFFASMPLISVIYMLLGGLAFTVGAVFYMIKKPQKIAIAYHEIFHIFILIGWFFHYLLVFRAISS
- the coaW gene encoding type II pantothenate kinase produces the protein MILGIDIGGTTTDIVGFKNKEIIGNLTVKASDPLASAAGALGKFVNVYGIDLGKIDKIAITGVGSSYVESNLFGLETIKVNEFKAIGLGGAYLSKLDKAIVVSMGTGTAIVKVDRGEVRHLGGTGVGGGTLMGLSKGFLQTTDFKNIIEMADKGEVANVDLQLGDISQSAIGSLQKEITVSNFGKSNDKSSKEDYAASIVNMIFQTIGMMSIFAAKIEKDNNIVFTGKLADIDLGKDILNNLIALEFFKGNFEFPQYAEYSTAIGAAICLLNDKE